GGCTTGGAGTCATTTTCTCCCCGTATACACCTCTGTTTAATTTTTCTCCCCGTATACACCTCTGTTTAATTTATCATGTGTATGCATACTTAAGTACCAGGATCCTTGACTGTTGAATCCTTGTTGATTAGATCATGGTGTCTTGACCGCACATCTAAATATTAATTGCTCCGATGTATGTCATGCACTTGTTTCGACGCTACTTACTATCAATTGTCTCTCTTCATATTTTATAACAAAACAACAGTGTTTCCATGATTATACATTctcaaattgttttttttttttttgttgaatgtgGAGTTTTATAGAGTTAAACGAAGTGCTAGAAAGATTGCAGAACGAGGGAAAACATTGTTATTTGTCATATATGCTATTCATTTACTTTCTCGTGAGAGCTCTTCAATAAAAAATGCAGATGGTTATTGACTTCACTGCTTCTTGGTGCGGACCATGCCGCTTCATCGCACCATTCTTGGCAGAGTTGGCTAAGAAGCTGCCCGATGTCATATTCGTAAAGGTCGATGTCGATGAATTGAAGGTACGTaatattcaaaaacaaaatgaagACATTTGTTTCCAAAAGAGAGAATTTGATTTAGAATCTGCCTACTGTAAGAGAAACTCAGTCGCAAGTGAATTTTGGTGTAGACGGTCGCGCAAGACTGGGCGGTAGAGGCAATGCCGACGTTCATGTTCCTGAAAGAAGGGAAGATCGTGGACAAGGTGGTCGGAGCGAAGAAGGACGAGCTGCAGCAGACGATTGCGAAGCATCTGGGCACTGCTTCTGCCTGAATGTCATAAATACCGATCAATCTAGACTATACTATAGCAAACTGCACACATGGCCACAGACCTTATGATGTGCAAGTAATGTAGACTTATATTTTAACCTTTTGAGTCCTGACTCTGTCCTGAGTATTGTGTGTGGTATTTTTCATATGGTTGTTACATAAATGCAGTTCTATCTAGCTCATACATGGTTTGGATAGTTGTTACTAGATGTGGAAATTCTGTATGTATCGTTGTGGCAGGTTGGTGCACAAGGCCTAACTGTGAGAATTCTATCGTCTGACTGTCGGACCAGGTGGACTGCTGGATTTACTCACAAAGAAATGAGCTCCCTTGTATTTAGGTACCACTTGGCCTTGTGTACCCACAAACCTCCATGTAAGGAGAGATTTTCGTACCGAGTATTCAAGGGATACTCTACATGTCATAATGCAATTAGAGGAACTAATATCTTTGTTCGTGTCTCTTTACTTATTTTATGACACGTGAAGTACATGTTTTGATACCAAGTCTCACTCTCACTCCATTGTGAGTGGGCCGGAATTGCTGGTAGAAATTTATATGTAATGTGATATCCTTTGTATCTCTCTCCTTACATGATATCAATTAGATGAgagaaacaaacacacaaaagagTATGCTAGGTTGTATGTTAGTCTCTCTCCAATCTGCAGCCTGGGATGGGATTGGGGCATATAGAATTTTAAATAGTTTGACATGAGTCCCGGATGTTTTTACTTTTACAGTTCGACGGTATAATTTGTGCTCATGAAAATCTTGGGTCCCAAGATCTCTTCACAGCAGAGCCCGAAAATTTAACTTTTACTGTTGAAGGTGCCTTTTCACTTTCTCATCGAATACATGAAAGGATAGTGATTTCCACAAGCAAAAACAAGAGGAAGTCCCGAGTCATGATCAGACACAAGCAAAAACAAGAGGAAGTAACGCCATGAAATGAACAACACAAAGACTTGGATTCttttcattcatgaactctctgCACTGAACGTAAACAAATGGTGTCACACTAGGATCCTCTCCCAACATGAACCTACATTTTACTTATTGGATTTGGGGCATCCTTTTTCCCCAACACTACGTCAACAGTAAAAACACTCAAACAGAAAACACATCATTTCCCAGTGCCCATATATCCCGTTAAAAGGCCGGGTACCGGAGCCTGACTCCCCCTAGGGTCCGAATTGTCGAACCCCGAGGTATATACAAACTCACCTATGTAACAAGATCACTACTTACACAAGTCCTTTAAACTTAAATTAACAGCTAATTGCGCCTTGGCTCCGAATATGAAAATACCCTTCACCAAGAGCTACTACTACTACGCTTCATCAGAAAGAAAAAACTATGGCACTCCACCCACCTAACCGCTTTTGCTATGTTGCTGTACTCGATCTCTTATTCTTGTTTACTCGCTTCTTCTCTTGCTGTGGTgtataattaagggattagggTGCAACAATTACGATATGTTATCTCATTCTTTCACTAACCACGTGAATTGGGTTCCACGTTTGTTGAAGTTATGGGAGCACACACAGCTTCTACTGACAGCCGCTTCAACACCTTCGGACATGGATCTCCAAAGTTGCTGTTGGATATGGTGACTGCACATCTCTGCTTCCCTATGCACTTCTGTGATGATCAAAGATAAAATGACAGAACACGGTTCAGTACAAGGGTTATGAATACTAGTAGATTCGGAAAACCAGATAGCATTGTTTAGTACCTTCTGCAACACAGAGTATGACGTGGTGGCATGGCAAGTTCCTTCTTGGTAGCTCCCACAGGTTCCCAAGGGTGTTCCGAAGCTAGCGAATTTTATGGAAGAGATAGCCTGCCCTGGGTTACAGCGCAAATGAACCTTGGGGCTGTGGAAGTCTTCTACTTTTCCGTAGCTTTCGATGTGCCAATTCTTGATTGTTGGGTGGTATTCAGCAACTTCAGAGCAAACACTGCTCACAGCTCTCTTTACAAGAGAAATTCTAGAGGGATCCCCTCCAAGTTCCTCAAAAAGTACCAACAGATTTTGAGTTGGCTTTAACCAAGACCGAGGCACATGATAactgaaaaaatgaaattcacaTGGAATTTAAGAGGAGAATTTGTTTACTGAGCAATCCTCTAAATGTTTATGCCATACTTTCATACTAAAATTGTTGTTGTAAAAATACAAAGTTTTCATCATAGCGTTACTTACTATCGTTGTGTGGGTTTGCCGCAACCCAATTGACACTTTGTAGGCCTAAACCCTCCAGCATAACTGCACCCATTGCAATTACCATTCGCAAATGCTGTCCAATATCTCCCAATACTCTGCCCATTAATCCATATTTGGCCTTTTCCCATTCCCTCCATGTCCAAAGCCAATGGCTCACTTCCTTCGGGTTCATTGAAAATAGTCTGCAAAGTTGAGTGAGTATTAATAATTTTGTTCTCCCGGGTTTACattaccacatagagttccagTTTCCTTAGTTGCATACCTTGTGCCAAGTCAATGGCTGCTGTTTTTGTGCAATTAATGATCCGCCTATCCATTCGACAGAGGAAAAAGCATTTGGAGACACAAGATTCATGGCTTCTCCTTTCAGTCCGACCTGTTAGAGTAGCaggggtaaggaaaaatgtctTTTTTTCATAGAAAAGTAAAACGATTTTATTTCAAAGTAAGATCGACTACCTGGTAGGTCCACTTCTGCCAAGATAAGTCCCATTTTCCCTGGTTAAGTCCATGAAGTACAACGGGGCCGAGGATTCCAGTATTCCAAGCCTCAAAGTGTCCGCCCACATTCTTCAACAAGCAACAATAACTTGTCAGAAttagagaagaagaacaaatagaataagaaaaaataataattgtggCAAACAATACTAACAGGTAATCCGACGGCAACACTCAGCAGTGCAATTCTGTTTGTTCCGGCACGTAGATTGACCTTGCCAGTATATGTGAATCTCCTACTCACCCTTGTTCCAAAGGCAGAACCTGTTATATGtttgttaagtttttttttattgttcctCAAGATAATATCCATGCAAGAAGCAAATCAAAATTGTACCTGTAAGCTGTCCATTAATGAAAATGTGCACAGCATGGCCTGTTGATTGAACTAAAAGGGTCGGGAGTTCCCCTCCATGCAGGAAGGACTCAGATGAATCAATATCGACGCTGCAGGCACATTGAAAGAAAGATGATGTTTTAATATCTATCTTTAAGGTTAGGAAGGATGTCACTGAAGGCATATGTAACACTGCATTGAGGCATATGTGAGGGTTGTTTGTCTTTTCAAATTGCACACCAAGCTGGTCAAATCGGAACATCCTTTTGAAAGGCTTCCTAAGAAATTCATTACTAAATCTTTCTTGTGTGAGGCAAAAATActtcaaagaaaatggaaacgCAGACCTGCTTTGGAGAAATCACGAATGGTGATAAACAAAAGAGTTAGTCTCAGGAAACTCTCACCTAGTTATGTACCAGAGGTAGTCAGTACTATCCCTAGTGACATTTATCT
Above is a window of Malus sylvestris chromosome 15, drMalSylv7.2, whole genome shotgun sequence DNA encoding:
- the LOC126603395 gene encoding thioredoxin H-type; translated protein: MATEEGQVFSCHTVEAWEQQLQKGNDSKKLMVIDFTASWCGPCRFIAPFLAELAKKLPDVIFVKVDVDELKTVAQDWAVEAMPTFMFLKEGKIVDKVVGAKKDELQQTIAKHLGTASA